The genomic segment CTGTGCTGTGAGTGCGATAAAGGCTGACGAGGAGAAAAGTGAGCACTGCTGACAGCCCTGCCTCCTTCCAGAAGCCGGACTTCTAGCTCAGCCTCCCACTCGTGGGTTTGCCAGGTGCCCCACTCCCCGTGCACAGCATGGTCGCACAGGACAACACAGACGCTGGGGAAGCCAGGCTTGGTGTCCAGCTGGAGCCCTTCCTGCACCAGGTCGGGGGGCACCTGAGTGTAATGAAGTATGATGAGCACACGGTGTGTAAACCCCTCATCTCCCAGGAGCAGAGGTTCTATGAAGCCCTGCCGCTGGCCTTGAAGCGATTCACTCCTCAGTACAAAGGTAAGCGTCCAGGCAGCAGATGCGGCCCAGAGCCTGCCATACCAGCGCTCGTCTGCATGCACCCAGCACTTCCCCGGGAACTGTGGTTGTGGAAGGGTTGCCATGGAGACATGTCCTTCTCCCACAGCCCACTGACCTTTGCTTACCTAGTTTCTATGAACTTTTCAAGCCTCCAGGTCTTGAGTATAATGACATTTGGTGTCCCTACAGATTAGGTCAAACCACCAGGCTTGGAGCAATTGACAATGGACTAAAATGataccccagccccacccactcaGACAAGGCATTCGGGTCTGGGCTTTGGGAATGCCATGGCTGGGTCCTGTGACTGTGGCTAGTAAACACACAGGACAGGTTGAGGCCTCCTCACCTCTCTTTGGAGATCCAGGTGGGTGGCAAGAGACTCAAACCTGGGACAGGGCCTGGAGGAGCTGGGATATGGAGTGTTTAAGCAACCAGAGTTGCTGCCCTCAGTCAGGAGCAAAGCCAGGGGCATGGGCTGCCTTCCAGGTGTAGCTGAGGACACTGGGCACAGAGTGTGGGCGTTCTGCATCTGTGCACAGATGGGTTCTCGGGAGAGAAGGCTCATGGGTAGGGCTGCCGTTTACAGACCTCCAGACAGGAGCACCCACAGGGTCGGCTGTTTCACTCACACCCAGCCTCTGCTAAACACCGTCCACAGGGCGCAGGGCATGACTGCCAGCCCTCAGCCCCTCAAAGGGCTGCATACTCAGAGAAAAGATCTCCTTTAAAGGATTTTAGACATCATGCCCTCATTGTCCAAGTATTTGTAGTGAAAGTGGTAACATCCAAATAACTCAGTGAAAAATTCACTTGCATTTCAATGATCCAGTTAACTGGGAAGGATGGGGACTATCTACCTACATTAgtatttctcaaagtgtgatccgGGATCAATCAACTCTACCAGAATCTTTGTTGGTGGGGGGGAGCATAGTACATGTGTGTTAAAATGTAGgttcccaggccccagcccagacctGTGAATCAGAATCCTTGGGGTCAGGACCCAGGAACCTGTATTCAACATACTCCAGATTGAGACCCACTGACAGGGGCCAATCACCAAGCCCCCCAGGCATTGCTAggctggctaggacctcctgagAGTCTGAGACACGCCCCATGAGCATCAGGCGCTGAGAGACAGGGCCAGAGGGCTGGTGTGCAGCCTGTGCATGCCTTCCCTGGGCTTCCTGGTGCCGCAGGCTGGTGTCACCCATTGGCTGTGGGTCACTGCCCATCTTGTCAGAGCACCCACTGGAATTAATGTCTGTCTTTACACAACTGAACTCAACCCAGCAAAGGGGCGGCAGGATCTAGCCTTCTGCCCTCAGCTTTTCATGCCTATTCGACACAGCTCTGGAGCTGTCAGGCTGCCAGGGCAGCCACAACACAGCAGGAAAGTCCAAGAGGCTGGCTGGTCTCCAGGACATCCTGATGCCCCCCTGTGCCCTGTCTGCACAGGCCCATTCCTTGGAGGGTGGGGGGAGTAGGGGCACTCTCAGGCACCCCTGGGCACTGGTCTACTGTCCATACCCCTACACTGCCCCACTTCTCCCTTCTGGTTGGATCCATCCCCGTACCACCCGCCTGTGGGCTCTGCCGACTTGATAGATTAATTTGAGCCAAGGCATAATAGCTCCGTGCATCAGCGGCCACTGGGGGCTTCACTCAGGAGATGGTGTCTCCAAACAAGTCAGAGGGAATCACACAACACCCCTCAGGTGAGCCCACACAGTCCTGCTGAGGGTCTGGGTGAGGCAGAGCCCCCAGGCTGGGGTGACGCCCAAACACGTGGTTCCAATGACACAGACGCCGGAACATCCTTGCAGTGCCACCAGCCAGACACAGCCCATCTAAGGACACTGGCCAAGGGCCCAGAACTGGGGTCCTCACACTAGTACGTCTGGCGCAGGGAGCTCAGGTCCAGCTTTAGACAGGAAAGGGTGACTGAAAACCTCACAGGGCTCCCAGGCTGTGCGAGCTCCTCGTTTCAGTCAGTCATGTGAACCAGCAGGCCCACAGTGTTTGCTCAGTGCCAAACACGCCTCTAAGGAGTTGCCATGCACTAACtcagtcctcacaacaaccctctgAGGTAGGTACTCTTATTAtagccccatttcacaggtaaggAGACTAAAGCACAGAGAGGCACAGAGACTTGCCTCAGGCCACACAGACAAGGAGGAGCAGAGACAAGATTTGAAGCTCTGAGGTCTGGCTCCTGAGTGTGGGCTCTTCACCACCCAGACCTGCTCCACCAGCTAGTGTTACTGAAGAGATGGACTCAAATGCCAGTGCTCAGTGGTCATCTAGTCCAACAAAGAAGGGGACatgacttgtccagggtcactcAGCTAGTGACTTCCTGTCAGGGGGATTCCAGTGTGCACAATACCACCATAGggaccttcctttctctccccagtGGGAATAGCCACGGAGAGACAGGCTGTTTCTGAAGCTGCCACGGCCTACCATGGAgcgctccctctcccttctcacTGCCTGCACTGGGATGGCATCAGGGAGTGCTGGGCTGGGACAGCACTCCCCAGAGCAGCATCCCCCAGCCAGGAGCTCACCCTGGACCTTTTGCTGGGCTCCTCAGGCATGACAGCATCTTGGTGCTgtgtccctctgcctcccagtctGCCTGTCAGCTTGGGGGAGCAAGGATATACTCCCAGGTCTAGCTGGTCAGCACATGAGCCAGATTCATATTACAGACAGAAGTGCATAAATGCTCTCATGagcttaaaaataaacacatgacaGAATATTCAGAGGCCAGGAAGAGCCCAAGCCAAACTGAAATTGCTGAGATGCTCTGGGCATGTCAGCCGTGGCACTGAGCACTCCTTTCTGGCCAGCTGGCATGGTCGCAGGTGGAGGTACTGGGGAAGGCTGGTGAGCAGGCAGACAGGGGCTCTGGCTGGGTCCCCTGCTCTCAAGGCCAGGGACAGCAGGGTATTGGGAGCCCATGGCCCTCCAAGGCCTGGTCCCCATGGCAAGATGGAGGCTAGGATGGGGCCAACATGGCTTTTAACTAGAGAACAATCCAAGTGCCAAGGAGTCTGGATTCCATTGACATACTTCTCCTGGCAGGCAGCTGGAGACTGTTTGCAAGGCAGCTATCTGCTAAGGGTCTCAGGCTTCAGAGGCAAGTTCTGAGCTGAGCCACAGAGGGGTATGAGAGAGGGGGAAGGCTGAGAGGTGGAGACACAGAGCCAGTAGGAGGCGTGCAGGACAacagagccaggaggcagggacatGGAGTCTGGCTGTGTAGCTCTGACAATATGAGAAATAGAAATGACTTTTGGATGTTATTGGTTTTGGGTTATTTGCACTTCTGCTTGCCTCCATTTATTTACACACTCAGAATTGATGAGTTCAGACTGAAGATCTGGAGAATGGAGAAGCGGGTGAAGGTCACATTTCTTGTCCCTCCAGGGAGACTTCCTGGGCCCAGGACTCCCCAAGACCTCCTGGTTTCTAGTAGGCCTGTCATCATAGCCTTTTAAGTGGGAAAGGCCAGGGGCCACCAGGTGGTTAACTTGAACTTTGTAAGATCTGAACAGGCCTTGCCCTTGGCTGGCACACCTTCCCAGGCTCCCCAAGGACAAGCATGGACACCAGCAAGCCTTCCCCCTTCTCACGTGTGGAGGGGTGGGCTCTGGGGCCTACTGCTGGTTTCCAGGACAGTCCTCCTCCCTGGATCAAGCAGATACAGTGCTGGAAATGTAAACACCAAGTCCTCAGGCTTCTTGGTGCTCCCAGCCTTCTGCCCCGATGATCCTCTCACGAGGTGGTGGGATCGTGGCTTCTCTGTTCACTCCCATGGAACAGAATGCCCAAAACAAATGTGATGGGGACACAGCAGGAGTGTTCCTTATCCACACATGGGTAAACACAGCATGATGACACCTGAGCCTCCTGATAAAGCCCATGGCTCCACATGACAGTTTGCTCCTTCTTCTACATCCACATCTGGTGTGGCCTTCTCAGAGCTCCACCCTTCGCCAACTATGAAACCTTGGGCAATTGATTCAACCTCTCTGACCACAGTCAGTGCCTTACAGGCTTGCTGTGACTCAGGGATGGCATGCAAAGCACATGATACTGAGGCATAGCAGACATTAAAAGACATGGCAGTGACCATTACTATGGTAGCTCTTTCCCCGACCTGCCGTCAGCCCCTTGTTCTCATGAGCTCATGAGCCCTCGGGGAGCTCTGCCCAGGGATGCCTGCTGGTGTTCAGGTAAACTACCAGATGCCAGACTACTGTAGTGTATCATTGTCGGCATCATTTATTACTCCAGAGGACACAGGGGCCTTGGATAAAGTGAAGAAAAGCAAGAGTTTTTTAAGGAATTGGagagacctgaatgtcactctcAGGCAGCAAAATTAGGGCACTGAGAATCAGAGAAGACAGGACTGGCCCAGagagacagccaagctagacacAGACAGCCCTGAAGAGCAACTTGCTGAATCATAGGGCAGCCCTGTAAATAAGCTTCTGCTCTGACCGGCCGGGTAGGGACACAAGTGGGAAAATCAGAGGAAGGCCTTGACTGCTGGCTCAGCAGAAATCACAACGTATGCTGAGCAGGTGACCAAGTGGCCACAGGAGGAAATCAATACCTGGGAGGACATGATCACCTGTAAGCCACCCTCTCTCTCTCAGTCAGTGTCCCAGCAGAAAATGAGTGGTATATGCAAAGGGGTTTAAACGAAGAGAATTTTTAAAGGGACTATTTGCAGAAGTGCACTGGGATTAAGGACATAAATGGGGATAGTGAGGCACGCAGGAATCAGCGTCCTCAGAAAGCTGTAACTACCCCAGGCCTGAAGGGCCAAAGGGAGGGAATGGTGTGGGGGAGCTGGGGCAGAGGTCAGCCAGAACACAGCCATGCTGCAGCAGGGAGACAGCCCATGGGATAAATACCCTGGCCTTGCTCCTCCCTGCCATTTGCTGCAATGTCCCCTGTTGGCCAGACTCATGGGAAACAGAGGGGCAAGGATGCTGTGGGTACTCTACAGGATCAGCGTCTCAGGCCCAAAGCAGGGTGGAGGCAGGTAGAGAGTAGGCTGGTGGGAGAAGGAGCAACCAGAACCCTCAGGTCATCATCTGCAGGAAGAGCTGGGAACCAAGTACTCTAGAGACCCAGTTCTCGGATGAGCACTGGTGGGGCCGTCTCCTGTGCCACTACCAGGACTATCACTCCCTCTTCACCAGAACTCTGGCCAGGTGTGGCACCCCCAGGATGCTAAGCAGAGAGGCCTGGACTCTGCCACCAGAGCAAGAAACTCAAAGGGGGTGACCATGGAACTGTTAACGTGCATGCCAGGGCTGGCCGCCCAGCTTGGCCAGTGCCGGGAGGAGCCCCATTAGCTCTCTTGCTCACTGAGCTTGCTCCCACTCTTCGCTTCCACATCCAGTGATGGAGTCACATGCTGTGCCCTGATCCCATGGTTAGGAGGCACTGTGCGCTGGACAAATCTCACAACTCTGTTTTATATCAAAGAACCATGTTCCACCAGAGAGAGGACAGAGTTCTGAGCCCCAGAAGGCCATCtgaggaaggcttcctggaagaagctGGTCACATACAGACAaatggaggggagagaaaggatgAGGAGGGAGGCAAAGGgtaagaggaggaaggggaggcccCAACTTCCCTGACTGCCACTCTGAGGGGCCCTCTTTGCAGAGGACCGGCTCCAACACCTGAGGTTAGGCCCAGGTGGCATGACTGGGAAGGTGTGACTGCAAATGCAAGAACCACAATGCAAGAACAAAATGTACAGGGCCGGCTTTGTTTAAAGCAAGGAGGGGCAGAGAACCATGATGAGGCAGAAGCTGTGCCAAGATTAGCCCAAGGCTATTTTCTGCAGGCTCCGTGGCTCTGGTCTCATTCTGGAACAGCACCAGTTTCAGGCCAGTCCCATAGCTCTTCCCCGAgagaggagttggggagggggtAGGTTGACCAGTGCCATTGTCAAAAGGATGCCATCCACTGCATAGTGTCCACTGAGGTAAAATCCATCTggtttctctccccacccctccctcgtGTGCACTGCAGGCACCATCACGGTGCACCTCCAGAAAGACAGCCGAGGCCATCTCAGCCTGGTTGCCAACCCGCTGAAGGAGAAGCGGGGGCCCCTCCAGGTCTCCATGGAGTCAGCGGCTGTGGCGATATGGCAGACGCTCCAGCAGACTGCCAGCGGTGGTGGCAGTGTCTGGCCCCCCACCCAGTGGCAGCACACCCAGCTGGCACACTCGCTCAAGGAGAGGTGAGGGCCACTTGGCAGGATACCAGAAACGGAGCAGCTTGTCCCTAGCAGGGACCAGAACTGTACCCACCCGTTCCAAGGCCAACAGCTCCCCATTAGGGCCGGAGCCGAGAAATTCAGATGAAGGCTCTGTCTAAAATAACCACTGTGCCCAAAGAAAGGAATGAATTTGCTTTCATGCCACTTCTAGAGGGAGGATTCTAATGCATTTCATCTCAGAAGCTGATGCACATGTAGAGTCcatatttgtttaattaaatgCCTGTGTCTCCCAAGATCCAGAGTGTCTCTGGGGGGAAAATGTGCAGAGTGAAATTCTCAAGTAGTTGGCATAAAGGAAAAGTGGCTGGTGGCTCTCAGAAACCTTCCTTCCTTAGCAGTTGGGGTAGGACGAGGGGAAAAGCCAGTGCAGCACTCAACAGGGCCTCGGAGGTACAGGTGGCTCAGGGGACCCCACGCCCTTGGAGAGGCCTCCAGAACCTCTGAAAATGTGAGCTCAGATGAAAAGGATCCTGgggaattttttaaacatttatgggAAACAAAGGGAGCTAATCAAAGTACCTCCCTTTCCCAAGGAGGGCAGATCTAATTAAGCCTCTGGGCTCCGTGTGAGGAAGCAGGCACAGggtatctccatttcacagacgGGGAAGCTGAGATgctgagggaggagagagggtggACCAAGGAGCCACGATCCCCATACCCCACGGCATTCTGAGGTCTCAGAGGGATGAGGACATTGCACAGTAACAGCCTAAACCCCCATTTCTTGGTCCTGGACAGGGTCGCTGCACCCATACTGTGTTGCCTCTATAGAAACAATAATCCAGGTGGCTCCCAGGTGAATTTAAACCACCGCAGCATCTGAGGAGGCGACAGGCTCAAATGAGTTTTCCTGGGGTTTAGAGTTATTCTGGGGTTCAGCTCCACCTTGAGAGTGGCAGTGTGGCCTGATCTGGTGTCTGGGGCCTGGGTGGGCGGAAGGGTACTCCAAGGGCCTGCAGGAATCCTGGAGGGCAGCCAGGGATAGTCCACGTCAGAGTCCAGCCGGGAGAGCCCAGTCAGTCACAGGGATTTGCACATCCCCAGGCCTCTGGCCACAGCTGCCCCGACTGCCATGTGCTTCTCTCACTTCAGCCCGGCCACATCGCTCCAGAGGTCTGAGTTCCACCTCAATGCCCAAGTCTCCTCCCTGGTGGAGGATGCCAATGGGAACCAGCCTGAGAGGATGAGCTTCAACCCGTGGGGCCTGCAGTGCCACCAGGCCCACCTGACCCGCCTGGGCACCGAGTACCCAGAGAACAAGCGGCACTGTATCCTAGGCCGCCCTCCGCACCGTGCACAGTGGGCCCATCAGGGGCCCCGACAGTGAGGGGGtaacagagacagagacacacacacggGCCAAGGGAGGGGTGGTTGGGGAGGAGGACACTGCTGTGAGGGAGAGTTTGAGGCACAAGCCTTCAAACCTGGGACCTTGAAATCTGACCTCTCCGGAAAAGTCAGAGAGCATGGGGAAGTCAGAGTGAACACAGAATTAAGGGGAATTAAGCTGAACACAGTGCCCCTGGTCAGGCCACTAGCTGTGTCCCTGCCACCTGGGCAGTAAGGACAGGCTGGGTGGGGGGTCTCTGTGGGCAGAAAGGGTTGATGACTGGGTGGGAGCATCCCCCACACCCCAGCTTCCTTCTATCCCTCCAACTTCTCCCAGTCTCCCATGGAGCTGATGGGGTGAGAGGGGGTGTGGCTCCTCCTTTAGGGCAGTGCCCATGGGGTGGATCCTCAGGGGACCCTCCCTCTCAGGCTGCCAGGTTCTTAGGAAACAAATTTAGGTTTGAAATGCTTCTTTGTCACCACTGGGCATCTGCCTGCAAATGGACGCTGGTTCCACAGTATTTATTAAGATGCATCTGCAACCCTAATCCCTAAGAAGCTTTTGCAGGATAATGACTCCACTGAAATTAATATTCCTGCAACTCATCTCCAAAGCTAACATCAACCCACTTCTCCCAAAAGGTACTGGCCCATTCAGTGACTTGAAGTTTTAGCCTTATGATTTTCTTCCATAAAATGTAAATTGGGCATGGCCTGACAGGGATTTCATGGCTGCATTTAAATTTCAACCTCagagcaaagaggaaaaagaagctcACATACTCATAAACTCCTCCTAAATAAACAGACTTATTATAGCAGCCTGCAGAGCTAATACCTTGAATTCTTAATAGCAACGATTGGCTTGTCTGTATTGAAAGAAAAAGGCATGAACGAATGGAGCCCAGAGTAGGGAATCTCCAGCCAGCTTCGGAAGTGTGCTACCTGCCTGTTGTGAGGCAGCAGCCCTTATGTCCTTAGAGCCTCCTTAACCCGGTGTGATCAGGCTTCCTGTTGCTGGAAAATGTCGTGTCACAGTACAAACATCCCTGCATCCTGGACCTGAAGATGGGGACCCGGCAGCATGGGGATGATGTGTCCGAGGAGAAGAAGGCCCGCCACGTGAGGAAGTGTGCGCAGAGCACCTCTGCCTGCCTGGGCGTGCGCATCTGCGGCATGCAGGTAAGAGGCAGGGACCCACTGCAAGGCTGGGTATCTTGGCATGCCCACTGTGAGGCAAGAATGTTTCCCATGTGGACACTGCTGCTCCTGCAGAGCCCTTCACTTTGGGGGAGCAACAGAGGTGGCAGCTAGAAATGCATGTCCTGATCTATGACATGCTGGATATTTTTGAGATAACCTTTCAAGACAGTGGTGTCAAAACCCCAGCAATTTTAAACTCAGTCTCAGGGTCTCTGGCAGCTGAAACTTTCCACAGGGGTCACATGGGTCCTGCCCAGGTTGAGGGCAGAATTTTGATGATAGTGTGTGAGCAGGAGCTGGGGAAAGAACTGAGAGACGGGCTTCCCTATGCACTCCGTGGATTCCACATTCTCTTGAATGATACCCTCTCCTTCTCAGATGCTGTAAGGCAGCCTGCTCTTTGAATTCTTATTAGCCATTCCCTCTTCTTACTCcaccttttctgtctctttttggcTACCTGTTCTGGTTGACAAAGTGGGAAGGTCATACCTGCTAAGCCAAGGCAAAGACAtggtttttt from the Manis javanica isolate MJ-LG chromosome 16, MJ_LKY, whole genome shotgun sequence genome contains:
- the IP6K3 gene encoding inositol hexakisphosphate kinase 3 yields the protein MVAQDNTDAGEARLGVQLEPFLHQVGGHLSVMKYDEHTVCKPLISQEQRFYEALPLALKRFTPQYKGTITVHLQKDSRGHLSLVANPLKEKRGPLQVSMESAAVAIWQTLQQTASGGGSVWPPTQWQHTQLAHSLKESPATSLQRSEFHLNAQVSSLVEDANGNQPERMSFNPWGLQCHQAHLTRLGTEYPENKRHCFLLLENVVSQYKHPCILDLKMGTRQHGDDVSEEKKARHVRKCAQSTSACLGVRICGMQVYQVDKKHFLCKDKYYGRKLSVEGFRQALYQFLHDGTRLRTELLEPIQHQLQALLSVIKSQSSYRFYSSSLLIIYDGQELLERTPRGLHPQEAPQTTHSSSPVGLTKVDIRMIDFAHTTYKGSWNEHTTYDGPDLGYILGLENLIQILQDIQEGA